ATGCTTTTCATCACGTTAGCATAGTTGAGCATCGGCTCGCCCATGCCCATGTACACGATGTTGGAAAGCGGCTCGCCATACTGCTTCATACTTTGCTCGTTGATGCGCACCACCTGGTCGTAGATCTCGGCGGCATCGAGGTTGCGGACGCGGTCCATATAGCCGGTTGCACAGAACTTACAGGTAAGCGAGCATCCTACCTGGCTGCTCACGCAGGCGGTTTTGCGCTCGTTGTGCGGTATCAGCACGCCCTCCACAATGTTGCTGTCGTAAAGCTTAAAAGCCGATTTGATGGTCCCGTCTTTGCTCAGCTGCTCGGTAGCCACCTGCACTGCGTTAATGGAAAAGTGCTGCTCCAGCTTTTCGCGCAAGGTCAGGCTGACGTTGTTCATCTCGGCAAACGACTGGGCCGCATGCTTCCAGAGCCACTCGTATACCTGCTTGGCACGGAACGGTTTCTCGCCCTGCTCCACGAGCCAGGCTTTCAGGTCGTCCAGCGTTAGCTTCCGGATATCTTTCTTATTTAAAACAGGAATGTCTGCGATCAGATTCATACCACAAAATTACAAAAATCATCCGGCTTTAGTTTCAATCTTTGCCTTTACTTCGTCGGGCAGCCCCATGAGCTTGCGCGTAGCGTAATTAAAGCACAGAATACCGGTCTTGGCATGGGCTACGTCTTTGCCATGCTGGTTTACCACGTGGTAGGTGATATCGAAGCCATACTTGCTTATTTCGTCAAACGCCATCTTTATTGTCAGGATGTCGCCGTAAAAGCCTTCGCCTTTGTACGCGATAGCCACATCGGCCATAATGATGCCGACCCCACCCAGGTCCAGCTCGCTGTAGCCGTAGTGGTGCAACAGCTGCAGGCGCGCTTCATGCAGGATAGACAGCAAGGCATCGTTGCCCAGGTGCCCGCCATAGTTGAGGTCGGTGATGCGTACGGGAATCGTAGCTTCGAAATGCGTGTGGGCAGGCAGGGTGATGTGGATGCGGGGCATGGTTCTGCGGGTTGATTGTTGGTTGCTGATTGCTGGTTGAAAGCTGTTTATTGTTAGTTATTTATTATTAGATTGTTTTATTGTTGTAAAGTGGTTTTGCTGTTTTTGCCGGTGTGACACCGGAAAGGCCGGAATGGAAGCACGTGCTTCCTGCAAATGAACCATACCGCCAATTCACCTTCCAACCATTTAACAATTTAACAATCTAACAATTGTCAACCAACAATCACCATCCAACTACCAGCAATTTAACAATTAACCTGTTGCAGACAGCCGGCAAGTATGCTTACATTTGTAAAGTAACAGAAAAACAATGCACCTCGAAATACGACAGACAAAAGACGGCTCTAATACCTTGTATGTGCCCGAATTAAACGAGCATTACCATTCGGTGCATGGGGCGTTACAGGAGTCGCAACATGTCTTTATCAAGCATGGGCTAGAGCACGTGCTTGCTACTAAAAAGGATATTAAGGTGCTGGAGGTGGGCTTCGGCACCGGCCTGAACGCCATCCTTACCTACCCGTTTGCTTTGGCGCAGAAAGCCTTTATCCAGTACGACTCGATCGAAAAGTTTCCGCTGCAAAATGATGTGGTAGCAGAGCTGGGCTACAACCAGGCCATCCTGAACCCGGAGCTGTACGAGGCTTTTCTGCAGATGCACCACGCGCCCTGGAACGAGCCGACCAGCCTGATCCCTTACTTCACGCTGCAGAAGATACACGAAACGTTGGAGGAGTTTATAGCGCCTGCCTCATACTACGACATTGTATACTTTGATGCCTTTGCTCCCGAAAAACAGCCGGAATTATGGGCTGACGCCATGTTTGCCAAGCTCTACAAGGCCATACGCCCGGGCGGCGTGCTGGTAACTTATTGTGCCAAAGGCTCCTTTAAGCGCAGCCTCAAAGCAGCCGGCTTTACCGTGGAGGCCCTGCCC
This window of the Pontibacter liquoris genome carries:
- a CDS encoding acyl-CoA thioesterase, which translates into the protein MPRIHITLPAHTHFEATIPVRITDLNYGGHLGNDALLSILHEARLQLLHHYGYSELDLGGVGIIMADVAIAYKGEGFYGDILTIKMAFDEISKYGFDITYHVVNQHGKDVAHAKTGILCFNYATRKLMGLPDEVKAKIETKAG
- the mnmD gene encoding tRNA (5-methylaminomethyl-2-thiouridine)(34)-methyltransferase MnmD; protein product: MHLEIRQTKDGSNTLYVPELNEHYHSVHGALQESQHVFIKHGLEHVLATKKDIKVLEVGFGTGLNAILTYPFALAQKAFIQYDSIEKFPLQNDVVAELGYNQAILNPELYEAFLQMHHAPWNEPTSLIPYFTLQKIHETLEEFIAPASYYDIVYFDAFAPEKQPELWADAMFAKLYKAIRPGGVLVTYCAKGSFKRSLKAAGFTVEALPGPPGKREMTRGVKPVAGLYL
- the rlmN gene encoding 23S rRNA (adenine(2503)-C(2))-methyltransferase RlmN; the encoded protein is MNLIADIPVLNKKDIRKLTLDDLKAWLVEQGEKPFRAKQVYEWLWKHAAQSFAEMNNVSLTLREKLEQHFSINAVQVATEQLSKDGTIKSAFKLYDSNIVEGVLIPHNERKTACVSSQVGCSLTCKFCATGYMDRVRNLDAAEIYDQVVRINEQSMKQYGEPLSNIVYMGMGEPMLNYANVMKSIERITSHDGLGMAARRITVSTAGIAKMIKKMADDGVKANLALSLHAANDEKRNQIMPINETNSLEALIDALKHYHQVTGRKVTYEYIVFDNFNDTLEDAEELLRFSKVIPCKINLIEYNPIENADFQNTNEDRWQNFIYYLADRGLQVNVRRSRGKDIDAACGQLAVKQKETA